A genomic region of Christiangramia sp. OXR-203 contains the following coding sequences:
- a CDS encoding cell division ATP-binding protein FtsE, with protein MSQTVLELKNAAIYQRESLILSEVDVTVYKGDFVYLIGKTGTGKSSFMKTLYGDLPLTEGEGSIVDYNLRTLKEKDIPFLRRKLGVVFQDFKLLTDRNIKDNLLFVLKATGWKDKKAMDSKIDEVLDKVGMKTKGFKYPYQLSGGEQQRVAIARALLNDPELILADEPTGNLDPQTSVEVMEVLQEISKNGNTILMATHDYALLLKYPSKTLKCDGQRVFEVVQKSV; from the coding sequence ATGTCTCAAACTGTACTTGAACTAAAAAACGCCGCGATCTATCAACGCGAAAGTCTTATTTTATCTGAAGTGGATGTCACCGTCTACAAAGGTGATTTCGTTTACCTGATAGGAAAAACAGGTACTGGTAAAAGTAGCTTTATGAAGACATTGTACGGAGACCTGCCTTTAACTGAAGGTGAAGGAAGCATTGTAGATTATAATCTTCGAACATTAAAGGAGAAGGATATTCCGTTTTTGAGACGTAAACTGGGAGTTGTCTTTCAGGATTTTAAATTGCTGACAGATCGTAATATAAAAGACAATCTGCTTTTTGTACTGAAGGCTACTGGCTGGAAAGACAAAAAAGCAATGGATAGTAAGATCGATGAAGTACTGGACAAAGTGGGTATGAAAACTAAGGGATTTAAATATCCTTACCAGCTATCTGGCGGAGAACAGCAGCGTGTAGCCATTGCCCGCGCATTGTTGAACGATCCTGAACTGATCCTTGCAGATGAGCCTACCGGAAACCTGGATCCACAAACTTCTGTAGAAGTAATGGAAGTTTTACAGGAAATTAGCAAGAATGGTAATACCATCCTTATGGCTACTCACGATTACGCCTTATTGCTGAAGTATCCTTCCAAAACCCTGAAATGCGATGGCCAGAGAGTCTTCGAAGTAGTTCAGAAATCGGTTTAA
- a CDS encoding tetratricopeptide repeat protein, translating into MTLKKAYLLVVFISFSFSGICQQSAAYTHDLVDFNRALELYNNEQYLAAQNLFDEVMDETDDEKIKGDAAYYIANAAVRLNQPGADRLMENFVTRYPTSTKTNSAYLDVADYYFQTGKYALSRKWYDRVDENAMSKKDRERYYFNNGYTYFRSNQFEEAQTYLNRVRDSKEYGAQAKYYLGYIAYEGDDYEEANEYFEEVKGNDRYTEDLSYFQADMNFKLGNFEKAIEQGLQQLPKANRQEIPQLNKIIGESYFNLGNYQEAIPYLKGYNGLQGKWNNTDYYQLGYAYYKQGDYEAAISEFNKIVDGKNAIAQNAYYHLAQSYLESDQKQQALNAFKNASEMEFDAKIKEDALSNYAKLSYEIGNSYESPSQVLINYLNAYPASEHKSEMESLLIDSFITSKNYEEAMRLLENNRNFSDKQAYQKVAYFYGLELFEEAEYYEAIKNFDKALKEPRNQDITAKATYWKAESEYNINRMDDAILGYREFKGMSAARNTPEYEDLDYNIGYAYFKKNDYTQAVNYFKSFASSASAEGAKKNDALLRLGDTYYVTSQYWPAMEAYQKAIDNGVSNADYAAFQKSISYGFVNRNDTKLEELNGFINRYPRSPYRDDAMYELGNTYVAANNTDQAIQSYNRLIRDVPESALVPKAMLRQGLIYYNNNDGNRALERLRKVVAEFPNTPEAKQAVSTARNVYVDLGRTDEYADWVRNIDFVEVSDSDLDNATYEAAENQYLNNNTAKAMANFEKYVQNFPNGIHSINANFYLAQLYYRDGKVDRSIANYRYVTSKPKNEFSEQALTRLSEIYLEKKDYAQALPLLEKLETQADNNKNVVFAQQNLMKSYYETGNFAKANVYAEKVLSNATADTEARNDARIMVARAAIKSGDESKARSAYKEVQKTATGELGAEALYYDAYFKNRDKNFEASNAAVQILAKDFSGYKMWGAKGLVLMAKNFYALGDAYQATYILENVIKNFQKYPDIVSEAKAELSKIKAQEAKTNSSVETNN; encoded by the coding sequence ATGACACTGAAAAAAGCTTACCTGCTAGTCGTTTTCATATCCTTCTCATTTTCCGGTATTTGTCAGCAATCTGCTGCCTATACGCATGACCTGGTTGACTTCAATCGGGCTCTGGAATTGTATAATAATGAGCAATATCTCGCCGCTCAGAATCTATTTGATGAGGTGATGGACGAGACCGATGATGAAAAGATCAAGGGAGATGCTGCGTATTATATCGCTAATGCTGCCGTGAGACTTAATCAACCGGGAGCCGACAGGCTTATGGAAAATTTCGTGACCAGGTATCCTACCAGCACAAAAACGAATTCGGCTTACCTTGATGTAGCCGATTATTATTTCCAAACCGGTAAATATGCACTTTCGAGAAAGTGGTACGACCGAGTGGATGAAAATGCCATGAGCAAAAAAGACAGGGAGAGATATTACTTCAATAATGGGTATACATACTTTCGCTCCAATCAATTCGAGGAGGCTCAAACTTACCTGAACCGCGTTCGTGATTCCAAAGAATATGGAGCTCAGGCTAAATATTACCTTGGTTATATCGCCTATGAAGGGGATGACTATGAGGAAGCGAACGAATATTTCGAAGAAGTAAAAGGGAACGATCGGTACACTGAAGATCTATCTTATTTCCAGGCAGATATGAACTTCAAACTTGGAAACTTCGAAAAAGCAATTGAACAAGGACTTCAGCAGTTGCCGAAAGCTAACCGACAGGAGATTCCGCAGTTGAATAAAATAATAGGAGAAAGCTATTTTAATCTAGGGAACTACCAGGAAGCAATTCCTTACTTAAAAGGTTATAATGGCCTTCAAGGTAAATGGAATAACACAGATTATTACCAGCTTGGTTACGCTTATTACAAACAGGGTGATTATGAAGCGGCGATCAGTGAATTTAATAAGATCGTTGATGGTAAAAATGCGATCGCACAGAACGCTTACTACCACCTTGCGCAATCATACCTTGAGAGTGACCAGAAGCAACAGGCTTTAAACGCTTTCAAAAATGCTTCTGAAATGGAGTTTGATGCGAAGATCAAAGAAGATGCTCTTTCCAACTACGCTAAACTTAGTTACGAGATCGGGAATTCTTATGAGAGTCCGTCGCAGGTTCTAATCAATTACCTGAACGCCTATCCAGCATCAGAACACAAGTCTGAAATGGAATCACTGCTTATTGATTCCTTTATTACTTCAAAAAATTACGAAGAAGCGATGAGATTGCTGGAAAATAACAGAAACTTCAGCGACAAGCAGGCTTATCAGAAAGTTGCTTATTTCTACGGACTGGAACTTTTCGAAGAAGCTGAGTATTACGAAGCGATCAAGAATTTTGATAAGGCTTTAAAAGAACCTAGAAACCAGGATATCACTGCGAAAGCTACTTACTGGAAAGCTGAAAGTGAGTATAATATTAATAGAATGGATGACGCCATTCTTGGATATCGTGAATTTAAAGGAATGAGTGCAGCACGAAATACTCCGGAATACGAAGATCTGGACTATAACATTGGGTACGCATATTTCAAGAAGAACGATTATACCCAGGCGGTGAACTACTTTAAATCATTTGCCTCTTCAGCTTCTGCGGAAGGAGCTAAGAAGAACGATGCACTTTTAAGACTTGGGGATACCTATTATGTAACCAGCCAGTACTGGCCAGCGATGGAAGCTTATCAAAAAGCTATTGATAACGGAGTGAGCAATGCAGACTATGCTGCTTTTCAGAAATCCATAAGCTACGGTTTCGTGAATAGAAATGATACCAAACTGGAAGAATTGAATGGGTTCATTAATCGTTACCCGCGCTCACCATATCGTGATGATGCGATGTATGAGTTAGGAAATACGTATGTAGCTGCAAATAATACAGACCAGGCGATACAATCCTATAATAGACTTATTCGTGATGTGCCGGAAAGTGCACTGGTTCCAAAAGCGATGCTAAGACAGGGGCTTATTTATTACAACAATAATGATGGGAATAGAGCTTTGGAGAGACTGAGAAAAGTGGTTGCTGAATTTCCTAATACACCGGAAGCTAAGCAAGCAGTATCTACCGCAAGAAATGTATATGTAGATTTAGGTAGAACTGATGAGTATGCAGATTGGGTTAGAAATATTGACTTTGTGGAAGTAAGTGATTCAGATCTTGATAATGCTACTTATGAGGCAGCAGAAAATCAATATCTGAACAACAATACTGCGAAGGCAATGGCGAATTTTGAAAAGTATGTTCAGAATTTCCCGAACGGGATTCACTCGATTAATGCTAATTTCTACCTCGCTCAGCTATATTATCGTGATGGAAAAGTGGACAGATCGATTGCTAATTATCGATATGTGACTTCCAAACCTAAAAACGAATTCAGCGAACAGGCACTTACTCGTTTATCTGAAATTTACCTGGAGAAGAAGGATTATGCACAGGCACTTCCTCTGCTGGAAAAACTTGAAACACAGGCAGATAATAACAAAAATGTAGTGTTTGCTCAGCAAAACCTGATGAAGTCTTATTATGAGACTGGAAACTTTGCAAAAGCCAATGTTTATGCTGAAAAAGTTTTAAGTAATGCTACAGCAGATACTGAAGCTAGAAACGATGCGAGAATTATGGTTGCGAGAGCAGCTATTAAATCGGGTGATGAATCAAAAGCAAGATCTGCTTACAAAGAGGTTCAGAAAACTGCCACAGGAGAACTTGGTGCGGAAGCATTGTATTATGATGCTTATTTCAAGAACAGGGATAAGAACTTTGAAGCTTCGAATGCTGCTGTACAGATCCTGGCAAAAGACTTTTCAGGATACAAAATGTGGGGAGCAAAAGGCCTCGTATTAATGGCTAAAAACTTCTACGCGCTAGGAGATGCTTACCAGGCAACTTACATTCTGGAAAATGTGATCAAGAACTTTCAGAAGTACCCGGATATTGTTTCTGAAGCAAAAGCTGAACTAAGTAAGATCAAAGCTCAGGAAGCAAAAACGAATTCTTCAGTAGAAACCAACAACTAA
- a CDS encoding TonB-dependent receptor, which yields MRFQAIKKKLFFGLILFGGILYAQDPLGSETVTVVKPYTPSVRDASKIKASPVRNDSVTLQKKPVRYSIFSVPVASTFTPVKGRAATVERVRPPKVYDNYATLGFGNYSNVLAEFYSNIEIDRSKNFGVFLTHNSSQGGIDDVYLDDKFYDTELNLNYNTRNRDLSWIAEFGAEHQLFNWYGLPEYNVPANPDTSQFLANLDPQQNYYSVYVGSEIELYDSFFEKAKAKFRHSGDAFSTAENHFNVDGLFEVEIAEELITTKAGADILNGKFEQRYDSNEGYDYTYMIFNANPSLLILRDDLSINLGVNFVYGSDVENSDGDIYIYPTVNASYKLAGDYFTAYAGLDGDLEQNTYYNFYQANPYISPTLTIRPTDSKYKGYVGGKGKLSNTISYNLKASYQSQFDKPLFRRNYDAMVLDGEPYTNGNSFDVVYDDVKTLAFAAELNVDINRNFRLGINAEFLNYNTDDQAEAWNLPNMTASLNADYQITEKWYSGANLFFVGERKDENRSLSLTFADPIVTLDSYFDANAHVGYRFNDQLSAFVKGSNLLHNNYQKWMDYNVQGIQVLGGVTYKFDFN from the coding sequence ATGCGATTTCAAGCAATTAAGAAAAAACTGTTTTTCGGTCTAATCCTTTTTGGTGGGATATTATATGCCCAGGACCCTTTAGGTAGCGAAACGGTAACCGTAGTTAAACCTTATACACCATCTGTTCGCGATGCAAGTAAAATAAAGGCCAGTCCGGTTAGAAATGACTCGGTGACCTTGCAAAAAAAGCCCGTACGATATTCTATATTTTCTGTTCCGGTAGCATCAACATTTACTCCGGTAAAAGGTCGGGCGGCCACCGTGGAGCGCGTTAGACCTCCAAAGGTCTACGATAATTATGCAACTCTTGGATTTGGAAACTACTCCAATGTTCTGGCGGAGTTCTACTCTAATATCGAAATTGATCGTAGTAAGAACTTTGGTGTTTTCCTAACTCATAATTCATCTCAGGGTGGTATCGATGATGTTTACCTGGATGATAAATTCTACGATACCGAGTTAAACTTAAATTATAATACGAGGAATCGTGATCTTTCCTGGATTGCCGAGTTTGGAGCTGAGCATCAATTGTTCAACTGGTACGGACTTCCGGAATACAATGTACCGGCAAATCCTGATACTTCTCAATTTCTGGCTAATCTGGATCCTCAGCAAAACTACTATTCGGTATATGTTGGAAGTGAGATCGAACTATATGATAGCTTCTTCGAAAAGGCGAAGGCCAAATTCAGACATTCCGGAGATGCATTTTCCACTGCCGAAAATCATTTTAATGTAGATGGTCTTTTTGAAGTGGAGATCGCTGAAGAGTTGATCACCACCAAAGCTGGAGCAGATATTCTAAATGGGAAGTTCGAGCAACGTTATGACTCTAATGAAGGGTATGATTATACTTATATGATCTTCAATGCAAACCCAAGTTTATTGATACTGAGAGATGATCTTAGTATTAATCTGGGTGTGAATTTCGTGTATGGTTCAGATGTGGAGAACAGCGATGGGGACATTTATATCTATCCTACCGTGAATGCGAGTTATAAACTTGCCGGAGATTACTTTACGGCCTATGCTGGTCTGGATGGTGATCTTGAACAGAATACGTATTATAATTTCTATCAGGCGAATCCATATATTTCACCAACGCTTACGATCAGGCCAACCGATAGTAAGTATAAAGGTTATGTAGGTGGAAAAGGAAAGTTATCCAACACGATCTCTTACAATCTAAAAGCTAGTTATCAATCTCAGTTTGACAAACCATTGTTCCGAAGAAATTACGATGCGATGGTACTTGATGGGGAACCATATACTAATGGAAACAGTTTTGATGTGGTGTATGATGATGTAAAAACTCTCGCTTTTGCTGCGGAATTAAATGTGGATATAAACAGAAACTTCAGACTGGGGATCAATGCTGAATTTTTAAATTATAACACAGATGATCAGGCAGAAGCATGGAATTTGCCAAATATGACGGCTAGTCTGAATGCAGATTATCAAATCACTGAAAAATGGTATTCTGGAGCGAATCTGTTTTTTGTAGGGGAGCGTAAAGACGAAAACAGGTCTCTAAGCCTAACATTTGCAGATCCAATAGTTACTCTAGATAGTTATTTTGATGCCAACGCTCATGTTGGTTATAGATTTAATGATCAATTATCTGCTTTTGTAAAAGGAAGTAACCTGCTGCACAATAATTACCAGAAATGGATGGACTACAACGTTCAGGGTATTCAAGTTCTGGGAGGAGTGACCTATAAGTTCGATTTTAATTAG